The proteins below come from a single Brevundimonas sp. LM2 genomic window:
- a CDS encoding amidohydrolase, which yields MMRPSLIAATLSLAALPAAAQTGPVSATEVASAAEAVKAEVVAWRRDLHQHPELGLAETRTAAFVAERLRGMGIEVREGVGRTGVVGVLRGTGSGPQRVVALRADMDALPVLEATGLPFASTATGTYQGATVPVAHACGHDAHVAMLLGAAEVLSGMTDRFSGTIVFLFQPAEEGAPPGEPIGGARLMIEAGALKDPKVEAIFGLHVVPGAPGTLFYRPQGFMAASDRVDIVLHGRQTHGAWPWRGVDVIAVAANVIQTINTLTARTVDPTTTPTVFTIATVDAGVRYNIIPEAATLAGTLRTFDIAQRDALVARAEAAVDHVAEAYGATADFAVRQNAALVFNDANLSAWLAPVLTEAAGEGNVNPAAPPTTVAEDFSYFQGEVPGVFYHLGATPDGIDPATAAPNHSPQFDVNEAVLPVGVRAHVLTALRFLERE from the coding sequence ATGATGCGTCCCTCCCTGATCGCCGCGACCTTGAGCCTGGCCGCACTCCCCGCCGCGGCCCAGACCGGGCCGGTCAGCGCGACCGAGGTGGCGTCGGCGGCGGAAGCGGTGAAGGCCGAGGTCGTCGCCTGGCGCCGCGACCTGCACCAGCACCCCGAGCTCGGTCTTGCCGAGACCCGCACGGCCGCCTTCGTGGCCGAGCGTCTGCGCGGCATGGGGATCGAGGTGCGCGAGGGCGTGGGTCGGACCGGCGTGGTCGGGGTGCTGCGCGGCACCGGCTCCGGACCGCAGCGGGTGGTGGCCCTGCGCGCCGACATGGACGCCCTGCCGGTGCTGGAGGCGACCGGCCTGCCCTTCGCCTCGACCGCCACCGGCACCTATCAGGGGGCGACCGTGCCCGTGGCCCACGCCTGCGGCCACGACGCCCACGTCGCCATGCTGCTGGGGGCCGCCGAGGTGCTGAGCGGGATGACGGACCGCTTCAGCGGCACCATCGTCTTCCTGTTCCAGCCGGCGGAAGAGGGGGCCCCTCCCGGCGAACCGATCGGTGGGGCGCGGCTGATGATCGAGGCGGGTGCGCTGAAGGATCCGAAGGTCGAGGCCATCTTCGGCCTGCATGTCGTGCCGGGCGCCCCGGGCACGCTCTTCTATCGGCCGCAGGGGTTCATGGCCGCGTCCGACCGGGTCGACATCGTCCTGCACGGCCGCCAGACCCACGGGGCCTGGCCCTGGCGCGGCGTCGACGTCATCGCGGTCGCTGCGAACGTGATCCAGACGATCAACACCCTGACGGCCCGCACGGTTGATCCGACCACGACGCCGACCGTCTTCACCATCGCCACGGTCGACGCCGGCGTCCGCTACAACATCATTCCGGAGGCGGCGACCCTGGCCGGAACGTTGCGGACGTTCGACATCGCCCAGCGCGACGCTCTGGTGGCCCGGGCCGAGGCGGCCGTGGATCACGTCGCCGAAGCCTATGGGGCCACGGCCGACTTCGCGGTGCGCCAGAACGCGGCCCTGGTGTTCAACGACGCAAACCTGTCAGCCTGGCTGGCCCCGGTCCTGACCGAGGCGGCGGGCGAGGGCAACGTCAATCCGGCCGCCCCGCCGACCACCGTGGCCGAGGACTTCTCCTATTTCCAGGGCGAGGTGCCGGGCGTCTTCTACCACCTGGGGGCCACCCCCGACGGCATCGATCCGGCCACCGCCGCGCCCAACCATTCGCCCCAGTTCGACGTCAACGAGGCCGTCCTGCCGGTCGGGGTCCGCGCCCATGTGCTGACCGCCCTGCGCTTCCTGGAGCGGGAGTAG
- a CDS encoding MFS transporter: MSPKSPAFMILFVVSLIAAAGNMGLQSVLPNIGRAFRLSDTLVAAAFAVSALMWTFASPVWARLSDRLGRKRVILIGLSGFVVSMLGFGLAATSGIEGWLGAITAFVLMATARTIYGVFGSAAPIASQAYVADRTGPAERTQAMSLLASAQGLGTVIGPVLSPFFILPLVGLAGPMYVFALFGAIVLVIVLRFLPSGEVVRVPSASGHRGDTGKGLWRDPRVRDFLLYGLLVTGAQAVNISVLGFHIIDEMAATGLDARAAQPFIGLAMFAGAVATLMVQWGLIPLLKLRPRELMRWGAALALLGNLLSIASPGYFGVVVGYAVVSMGAGFARPGFTAGSSLAVGPHEQGAVAGLMMSLAGLSFLGPPVIGVALYEFREFAPFVGNAVLLAGAVAVAWLSPALKALAARADDEAPAAEMAPASQPGPEGNS, translated from the coding sequence ATGTCGCCGAAGTCCCCCGCCTTCATGATCCTGTTCGTCGTCAGCCTGATCGCGGCGGCGGGGAACATGGGGCTGCAGTCGGTGCTGCCGAACATCGGGCGCGCGTTCCGGCTGTCCGACACCCTGGTCGCGGCCGCCTTCGCCGTCTCGGCCCTGATGTGGACTTTCGCCTCGCCGGTCTGGGCGCGGCTGTCGGACCGGCTGGGCCGCAAGCGGGTCATCCTGATCGGCCTGTCGGGCTTCGTGGTGTCCATGCTGGGGTTCGGCCTGGCCGCGACCTCGGGTATCGAGGGCTGGCTGGGGGCGATCACGGCCTTCGTGCTGATGGCCACGGCGCGGACCATTTACGGCGTGTTCGGCTCGGCCGCCCCGATCGCGTCCCAGGCCTATGTCGCCGATCGCACCGGCCCGGCCGAGCGGACCCAGGCCATGTCGCTGCTGGCCTCGGCCCAGGGGCTGGGCACGGTGATCGGGCCGGTGCTGTCGCCCTTCTTCATCCTGCCGCTCGTCGGCCTGGCGGGGCCGATGTACGTCTTCGCCCTGTTCGGGGCGATCGTGCTGGTGATCGTCCTGCGCTTCCTGCCGTCGGGCGAAGTCGTGCGGGTTCCCTCGGCCAGCGGTCATCGGGGCGATACCGGCAAGGGTCTGTGGCGCGACCCGCGCGTGCGCGACTTCCTGCTTTACGGCCTGCTGGTGACGGGGGCCCAGGCGGTCAACATTTCGGTGCTCGGCTTCCACATCATCGACGAGATGGCCGCGACCGGCCTCGACGCCCGGGCGGCCCAGCCCTTCATCGGCCTGGCCATGTTCGCCGGGGCCGTGGCCACCCTGATGGTGCAGTGGGGCCTGATCCCGCTGCTGAAGCTGCGCCCGCGCGAGCTGATGCGCTGGGGGGCCGCCCTGGCCCTGCTCGGCAATCTGCTCAGCATCGCCTCGCCGGGTTATTTCGGCGTGGTGGTCGGCTATGCGGTCGTGTCGATGGGCGCCGGCTTCGCCCGCCCGGGCTTCACCGCGGGGTCGTCGCTGGCGGTCGGGCCGCATGAGCAGGGGGCGGTGGCCGGGCTGATGATGTCCCTGGCCGGGCTCAGCTTCCTGGGCCCGCCGGTCATCGGGGTCGCCCTCTACGAGTTCCGAGAGTTCGCGCCCTTCGTCGGCAATGCCGTGCTGCTGGCGGGGGCGGTGGCCGTGGCCTGGCTCAGCCCGGCGCTGAAGGCCCTGGCGGCGCGTGCGGACGACGAGGCCCCCGCCGCCGAAATGGCCCCTGCCTCCCAGCCGGGCCCGGAGGGCAACAGCTGA
- a CDS encoding SRPBCC domain-containing protein, with amino-acid sequence MNFKVEKRVGVKATSERIWEVISDLQGWDDWNPIETGVSGTIAFGGTLALTEAVPGLPDRQVVGRIGDWQPSGQLLWTEKRGWLFQSTRYYRIDQLEPGSCIVANGFIFSGFRGEGFHDKHRQILRAGCESVGEALRLRAEAG; translated from the coding sequence ATGAACTTCAAGGTCGAAAAACGCGTCGGCGTTAAAGCCACTTCGGAACGCATCTGGGAGGTCATCTCCGACCTCCAGGGCTGGGATGACTGGAACCCGATCGAGACCGGCGTGTCCGGAACGATCGCTTTCGGGGGCACCCTCGCCCTGACCGAGGCCGTCCCCGGCCTGCCGGATCGTCAGGTCGTCGGACGCATCGGGGACTGGCAGCCCAGTGGGCAGCTGCTCTGGACCGAGAAGCGCGGCTGGCTCTTCCAGAGCACCCGTTACTACAGGATCGATCAGCTGGAGCCCGGCAGCTGTATCGTCGCCAACGGCTTCATCTTCTCGGGCTTCCGCGGCGAGGGGTTCCACGACAAGCACCGGCAGATTCTGCGCGCCGGCTGCGAGAGCGTGGGCGAGGCCCTGCGCCTGAGGGCCGAGGCCGGCTAG
- a CDS encoding type II secretion system F family protein: MLQAIVEPRTLLSIVVGVLVFATLLTLTSSIGGGVNLDKRMQAVAVRRDELKRRSRQAIASNPGGLRHTDDGFKKRVVERLNLTKLLEDPKVAEQMIQAGFRGPRPLTTFYFFRFATPFVFMFLAAVYVFVVNDFGLSLTLRFGVVVVATMLGFYGPNIFLQNRIAKRRISIMQAFPDALDLMLICVESGMSIEAAVVKVSQEIGTASVELAEELALLAAELSYLPERRLAYDGLARRTNHPGVRSVATAMIQAEQYGTPLGSALRTMAKENRDLRLSAAEKKAAGLPAQLTVPMIIFFLPVLFVVILGPAIINIQDTMKANAAAAAASSAD; the protein is encoded by the coding sequence ATTCTGCAAGCGATCGTCGAACCCCGGACCCTGCTCAGCATCGTCGTCGGCGTTCTGGTGTTCGCCACCCTGCTGACGCTGACGAGTTCGATCGGCGGCGGCGTCAATCTGGACAAGCGCATGCAGGCGGTCGCCGTGCGGCGCGACGAGCTGAAGCGGCGTTCGCGCCAGGCCATCGCCAGCAATCCGGGCGGGCTGCGCCACACCGACGACGGGTTCAAGAAGCGCGTCGTCGAACGCCTGAACCTGACCAAGCTGCTGGAAGATCCGAAGGTGGCCGAGCAGATGATCCAGGCCGGGTTTCGGGGCCCGCGCCCCCTGACCACCTTCTATTTCTTTCGTTTCGCGACGCCCTTCGTCTTCATGTTCCTGGCCGCCGTCTACGTCTTCGTGGTCAACGATTTCGGCCTGTCGCTGACGTTGCGGTTCGGGGTCGTCGTCGTGGCGACCATGCTGGGCTTCTATGGTCCCAATATCTTCCTGCAGAACCGGATCGCCAAGCGGCGGATTTCGATCATGCAGGCCTTCCCCGATGCGCTGGACCTGATGCTGATCTGCGTCGAATCCGGCATGTCGATCGAGGCCGCCGTCGTCAAGGTCAGCCAGGAGATCGGCACGGCGTCGGTGGAACTGGCCGAGGAGCTGGCCCTTCTGGCGGCCGAGCTCAGCTATCTGCCGGAGCGGCGTCTCGCCTATGACGGCCTGGCCCGACGGACCAACCATCCCGGCGTGCGGTCGGTCGCCACCGCCATGATCCAGGCTGAACAGTACGGCACGCCGCTGGGTTCGGCCCTGCGCACCATGGCCAAGGAAAACCGCGACCTGCGTCTTTCGGCGGCCGAAAAGAAGGCGGCGGGCCTGCCCGCTCAGCTGACCGTGCCGATGATCATCTTCTTTCTGCCGGTGCTGTTCGTCGTCATCCTGGGGCCCGCGATCATCAACATCCAGGACACGATGAAGGCCAATGCGGCCGCGGCCGCCGCTTCATCCGCAGACTAG
- a CDS encoding type II secretion system F family protein: protein MLPILAAILAFITIGGLGWVFVGDEDSSSQALKRAENFSNPAARAARAKQARAEANTPEARRKAIELQLKDAERKERKARMTMAARLKHAGMALNIRTFWMISAGLGVVALLVPLVFGLNILLAVGIAVVVGLGLPRWVVGFIGKTRLKKFSGEFANSVDVIVRGIKTGLPVHDCFKIIAKESPAPVGPEFQTLVEGLGVGLTLSQALDKMYERIPTPELRFFAIVIAIQQKTGGNLGEALSNLTTVLRSRRMMVEKIKALSGEAVASAGIIGSLPIIVMTLVGLTSPAYMGLMFTDFRGQIMLLIAGMWMATGIFVMKKMISFKF from the coding sequence ATGTTGCCCATCCTCGCGGCGATCCTCGCCTTCATCACCATCGGCGGCCTGGGCTGGGTCTTCGTCGGCGACGAAGACTCGTCGTCCCAGGCGCTGAAGCGCGCCGAAAACTTTTCCAACCCGGCCGCCCGCGCCGCCCGCGCCAAACAGGCCCGGGCCGAGGCCAATACGCCCGAGGCGCGGCGCAAGGCGATCGAGCTGCAGCTGAAGGACGCCGAGCGCAAGGAGCGCAAGGCCCGCATGACGATGGCGGCCCGGCTGAAACATGCCGGCATGGCCCTCAACATCCGCACCTTCTGGATGATCAGCGCGGGCCTGGGCGTCGTGGCCCTTCTGGTGCCTCTGGTCTTCGGCCTGAACATCCTCCTCGCTGTGGGGATCGCCGTCGTCGTGGGGCTGGGCCTGCCGCGCTGGGTCGTCGGCTTCATCGGCAAGACGCGGCTGAAAAAGTTCTCGGGCGAGTTCGCCAACTCGGTCGACGTCATCGTCCGGGGCATCAAGACCGGCCTGCCGGTCCACGACTGTTTCAAGATCATCGCCAAGGAAAGCCCTGCCCCCGTGGGGCCGGAGTTCCAGACCCTGGTCGAGGGCCTGGGCGTTGGCCTGACGCTGAGCCAGGCCCTGGACAAGATGTACGAGCGTATCCCGACGCCGGAACTGCGCTTCTTCGCGATCGTCATCGCGATCCAGCAGAAGACCGGCGGCAACCTGGGCGAGGCCCTGTCCAACCTGACCACGGTGCTGCGTTCGCGCCGCATGATGGTCGAAAAGATCAAGGCCCTGTCCGGCGAAGCGGTCGCCTCGGCCGGGATCATCGGCTCCCTGCCGATCATCGTGATGACCCTCGTCGGCCTGACCAGCCCCGCCTACATGGGCCTGATGTTCACCGACTTCCGCGGCCAGATCATGCTGCTGATCGCGGGCATGTGGATGGCGACCGGCATCTTCGTGATGAAGAAGATGATTTCGTTCAAGTTCTGA
- a CDS encoding CpaF family protein: MFGKRTGQPGGVDTAPRPAPAPAPAPEAMAPPAESQQTQAFAYAAEKAAPADGFTHASGRPADAPPSPAADRLDALASRPRPAAAPKPTPGSGPKATPGFEQLKKAQAVAEIVREQSDYYHATKTTIFNALMNTIDLAQLAQLDTKAASEEIRDIVAELVAIKNVSMSVAEQEHLVQDIVNDVLGYGPLEPLLSRDDIADIMVNGAGRVFIEVNGKVQLTNVRFRDNTQLMNICQRIVSQVGRRVDESSPICDARLPDGSRVNVIAPPLAIDGATLTIRKFKKDKLTMKNLVEYASISPEGARVLGVIGACRCNIVISGGTGSGKTTLLNTLTAFIDPTERVITCEDAAELQLQQPHVVRLETRPPNLEGQGTITMRDLVKNCLRMRPERIIVGEVRGPEAFDLLQAMNTGHDGSMGTLHANSPREAISRMESMITMGGYGLPSRTIREMIVGSVDVIIQAARLRDGSRRITHITEVVGLEGDVIVTQDLFVYEITGEDENGKIIGRHRSTGIARPRFWDRARYYGLERELAEALDAAE; encoded by the coding sequence GTGTTCGGTAAGCGTACAGGTCAGCCCGGCGGCGTCGATACGGCTCCGCGCCCCGCGCCGGCGCCGGCGCCCGCACCAGAAGCGATGGCCCCACCGGCCGAGAGTCAGCAGACCCAGGCCTTCGCCTATGCCGCGGAAAAGGCCGCGCCCGCCGACGGCTTCACCCACGCCAGCGGCCGACCGGCCGACGCCCCGCCTTCGCCGGCGGCCGACCGCCTGGACGCCCTCGCCTCCCGGCCCCGTCCGGCCGCCGCGCCGAAGCCGACCCCCGGATCGGGTCCCAAGGCCACGCCGGGCTTCGAACAGCTGAAGAAGGCCCAGGCCGTCGCCGAGATCGTGCGCGAGCAGAGCGACTACTACCACGCCACCAAGACGACGATCTTCAACGCCCTGATGAACACGATCGACCTGGCCCAGCTGGCGCAGCTGGACACCAAGGCCGCGTCGGAAGAGATCCGCGACATCGTCGCCGAACTGGTGGCGATCAAGAACGTCTCCATGTCGGTGGCCGAGCAGGAGCACCTGGTCCAGGACATCGTCAACGATGTTCTCGGCTACGGCCCGCTGGAGCCCCTGCTGAGCCGCGACGACATCGCCGACATCATGGTCAATGGGGCCGGACGCGTCTTCATCGAGGTGAACGGCAAGGTCCAGCTGACCAACGTCCGCTTCCGCGACAACACCCAGCTGATGAACATCTGCCAGAGGATCGTGTCGCAGGTCGGTCGTCGCGTGGACGAAAGCTCGCCCATCTGCGACGCCCGCCTGCCCGACGGCAGCCGCGTCAACGTCATCGCCCCGCCCCTGGCCATCGACGGCGCGACCCTGACGATCCGGAAGTTCAAGAAAGACAAGCTGACGATGAAGAACCTGGTGGAGTACGCCTCCATCAGCCCGGAAGGGGCCCGCGTCCTGGGCGTCATCGGCGCCTGCCGCTGCAACATCGTCATCTCGGGCGGCACCGGCTCGGGCAAGACCACCCTGCTCAATACCCTGACCGCCTTCATCGACCCGACCGAGCGCGTCATCACCTGCGAGGACGCCGCCGAACTGCAGCTGCAGCAGCCGCACGTCGTCCGTCTGGAGACCCGCCCGCCCAATCTCGAGGGTCAGGGCACGATCACGATGCGCGATCTGGTCAAGAACTGCCTGCGGATGCGTCCCGAACGGATCATCGTCGGCGAGGTCCGGGGCCCCGAGGCCTTCGACCTGCTGCAGGCCATGAACACCGGCCACGACGGCTCGATGGGCACGCTGCACGCCAACTCCCCGCGCGAGGCCATCAGCCGGATGGAGTCGATGATCACCATGGGCGGCTACGGCCTGCCGTCCCGGACGATCCGCGAGATGATCGTCGGGTCGGTCGACGTCATCATCCAGGCGGCCCGCCTGCGCGACGGCTCGCGCCGCATCACCCACATCACCGAGGTGGTGGGCCTGGAGGGCGATGTGATCGTGACCCAGGACCTGTTCGTCTATGAGATCACCGGCGAGGACGAGAACGGCAAGATCATCGGCCGCCACCGCTCGACCGGCATCGCCCGTCCTCGCTTCTGGGACCGCGCCCGCTATTACGGCCTGGAGCGCGAGCTGGCCGAAGCCCTGGACGCGGCGGAGTAG
- a CDS encoding cellulose synthase operon protein YhjQ/BcsQ, which produces MSKAFASNAFDAVDDDFDADMDFVTVEGPFAGDINPREPLQFTASGAGVPVPAAVVVSHPHAALNPGQPGLPATGYNPVGDMVAGATTALSPGAAGLSAEVNVPRIAIHVFGERQDTLAAAERAGQDRRMSRATTQIRVGGIPAAVEAYGQEPTPPLIVVECLQDPQTLLWQVDRLAEVCDAGTKVVVIGATNDIILFRELMKRGVSEYMVAPIQPLQLIAAIGGLFSDPAQPFVGRSIAFVGARGGAGSSSVAHNTAYAMSEKIGVNTVIVDYDLPFGTAGLDFNQDPLSGVADALGQPDRLDPVLLDRMMVRCTDKLSLFAAPATLDTDWEIDADAFEEVTTQIRSTAPFVVLDLPHLWSGWMRKTLIAADEVVVVATPDLASLRNAKNMIDLIRSGRPNDAPPRLVLNQVGVPGRPEIPAKEFGTALGIHPCLSIPFDAKLFGVAANNGQMIQDAGAKSKSAEAFQTLAQIVSRRELPMLAAPGKAPKTKAASASMFAGLFKKKP; this is translated from the coding sequence ATGAGCAAAGCTTTCGCCTCCAACGCCTTTGACGCCGTCGACGACGATTTCGACGCCGACATGGATTTCGTCACCGTCGAGGGCCCCTTCGCCGGGGACATCAACCCCCGCGAGCCCCTGCAGTTCACGGCCTCCGGCGCGGGCGTTCCCGTCCCGGCCGCCGTCGTCGTCAGCCACCCCCATGCCGCACTGAACCCGGGTCAGCCGGGCCTTCCCGCCACCGGGTACAACCCCGTCGGCGACATGGTGGCCGGAGCCACGACGGCGCTGTCGCCTGGCGCCGCCGGTCTGTCCGCCGAGGTCAATGTACCCCGGATCGCGATCCACGTGTTCGGGGAGCGCCAGGACACCCTGGCCGCCGCCGAGCGCGCCGGTCAGGACCGGCGCATGTCGCGGGCCACGACGCAGATCCGCGTCGGCGGCATCCCGGCCGCGGTCGAGGCCTATGGCCAGGAACCGACCCCGCCGCTGATCGTGGTCGAATGTCTACAGGATCCGCAGACCCTGCTCTGGCAGGTCGACCGACTGGCCGAGGTCTGTGACGCAGGCACCAAGGTCGTGGTCATCGGCGCCACCAACGACATCATCCTGTTCCGCGAACTGATGAAGCGGGGCGTCAGCGAGTACATGGTCGCCCCGATCCAGCCCCTGCAGCTGATCGCGGCCATCGGCGGGCTGTTTTCGGACCCGGCCCAGCCCTTCGTCGGGCGTTCGATCGCCTTCGTCGGCGCCCGGGGCGGGGCCGGCTCCTCCTCGGTCGCGCACAACACCGCCTATGCGATGTCCGAGAAGATCGGGGTCAACACCGTCATCGTCGACTACGACCTGCCCTTCGGCACGGCGGGGCTCGACTTCAACCAGGACCCGCTCAGCGGGGTGGCCGACGCCTTGGGCCAGCCCGACCGGCTGGATCCCGTCCTGCTGGACCGGATGATGGTCCGCTGCACCGACAAGCTGTCGCTGTTCGCCGCCCCCGCGACCCTGGACACCGACTGGGAGATCGACGCCGACGCCTTCGAGGAGGTCACGACCCAGATCCGGTCGACGGCGCCCTTCGTCGTTCTGGACCTGCCCCACCTGTGGTCGGGCTGGATGCGCAAGACTTTGATCGCCGCCGACGAGGTGGTGGTGGTGGCGACGCCGGACCTGGCCTCCCTGCGCAACGCCAAGAACATGATCGACCTGATTCGCTCGGGCCGGCCGAACGACGCGCCCCCCCGCCTGGTGCTGAACCAGGTCGGCGTGCCGGGTCGTCCGGAGATTCCCGCCAAGGAATTCGGCACGGCTCTGGGCATCCACCCCTGCCTGTCGATCCCGTTCGACGCCAAGCTGTTCGGCGTCGCCGCCAACAACGGCCAGATGATCCAGGACGCCGGGGCCAAGTCGAAATCGGCCGAGGCCTTCCAGACCCTGGCCCAGATCGTCTCGCGTCGCGAGCTGCCCATGCTGGCCGCCCCGGGCAAGGCCCCCAAGACCAAGGCCGCGAGCGCGTCGATGTTCGCGGGCCTGTTCAAGAAGAAGCCCTAG
- a CDS encoding CpaD family pilus assembly protein, giving the protein MTRSPFLVPALLAGVALALAGCVGLPAEGLDPVPLTPTSRYSLQVEPGLERVALAVHDTGLSANQAAALRDIAQRFSAEGAPVLRIEAPSGNDPVAGELAWRIRGELEAYGLSPYQLQVVTYAAPDPRAPVLVGFDTVRAIVPRCGTEWTNLTRTAANAGYANFGCAIHANLAAQIANPRDIVQPRTMTPADASRRTVVFDNYRQGRTTAAPQEALVAAAQVSRAVN; this is encoded by the coding sequence ATGACCCGATCCCCCTTCCTCGTGCCCGCGCTTCTCGCCGGGGTCGCCCTGGCTTTGGCCGGCTGCGTCGGTCTGCCGGCCGAGGGCCTCGACCCGGTGCCCCTGACGCCCACCTCCCGCTACAGTCTGCAGGTCGAGCCGGGTCTGGAACGGGTCGCGCTCGCCGTGCACGACACGGGCCTGTCGGCCAATCAGGCTGCGGCCCTGCGCGACATCGCTCAGCGCTTCTCGGCCGAGGGCGCGCCGGTGCTGCGGATCGAGGCGCCGTCCGGCAACGACCCCGTGGCCGGCGAGCTGGCCTGGCGGATCCGGGGCGAGCTGGAAGCCTACGGCCTGTCGCCCTATCAGCTCCAGGTCGTCACCTATGCGGCCCCGGACCCTCGGGCGCCGGTCCTGGTCGGGTTCGACACGGTTCGGGCGATCGTGCCCCGGTGCGGCACCGAATGGACCAACCTGACGCGAACCGCGGCGAACGCCGGCTACGCCAATTTCGGCTGCGCCATCCACGCCAATCTGGCCGCCCAGATCGCGAACCCGCGCGACATCGTCCAGCCTCGGACGATGACTCCGGCCGACGCCAGCCGCCGGACCGTGGTCTTCGACAACTACCGGCAGGGCCGGACGACTGCGGCGCCTCAGGAAGCCCTGGTGGCGGCCGCCCAGGTCTCCAGAGCGGTGAACTGA
- a CDS encoding type II and III secretion system protein family protein, which translates to MSRSRTPFVAVATAALMATITAGMTAGAVAQDYASRQTVAAGAAPRLISLPRGTSFAVDLPADAREVIVSNPAVAEANVHSPRRITVIGIAPGETDAVFMDAAGRSILTLRVRVDAGVTALQDTLSRVAPGAQVHAEAVNDSIILTGLVTSAAQSAQVAQVARAFVSTPEKVLNMLTIAGSDQVTLKVRIIEVQRNAIKQLGFDTKAVLGQIGDTQFLLSQAASFAVNGSLLGGISAGASIDTTQNYQMERPCGGAFLPDALCPFVVDGPEDSPNWDTAQPGTGPGSDGLNKGDATIKAFERVGLVRTLAEPNLTSVNGESASFLAGGEFPVPTGRDRDGNATIEFKPYGVSLGFRPIVLSEGRISLQISAEVSELTQTGGITLGAGTPTAVSVAGLNVRRVQNTVEIPSGGSMMIAGLLQESTRQAIDSLPGLGGLPVLGQLFRSRDYLSGETELVVIVEPYIVSPTSPNRLQTPADGLRIPTDAQTIFFGQLNQAYGSPAPTTSPSAGWQGPVGYVIE; encoded by the coding sequence ATGAGCCGGTCCCGGACCCCTTTCGTGGCCGTGGCCACCGCCGCCTTGATGGCGACCATCACCGCCGGCATGACCGCCGGCGCGGTAGCGCAGGACTATGCCAGCCGGCAGACCGTCGCCGCCGGAGCCGCGCCGCGCCTGATCAGCCTGCCGAGAGGGACGTCCTTCGCCGTCGACCTTCCCGCCGACGCCCGCGAAGTCATCGTGTCCAACCCGGCCGTGGCCGAGGCCAATGTGCATTCGCCGCGCCGCATCACCGTCATCGGCATCGCGCCGGGCGAGACCGACGCCGTCTTCATGGACGCCGCCGGCCGCTCCATCCTGACGCTGCGGGTGCGGGTCGACGCCGGCGTCACCGCGCTGCAGGACACGCTCAGCCGCGTCGCCCCCGGGGCCCAGGTCCATGCGGAAGCGGTCAACGACAGCATCATCCTGACCGGCCTGGTGACCAGCGCGGCCCAGTCCGCCCAGGTCGCCCAGGTCGCCCGCGCCTTCGTCTCGACGCCCGAGAAGGTGCTCAACATGCTGACCATCGCCGGGTCCGACCAGGTGACGCTGAAGGTCCGCATCATCGAGGTGCAGCGCAACGCGATCAAACAGCTGGGCTTCGATACCAAGGCCGTGCTGGGCCAGATCGGCGACACCCAGTTCCTGCTGAGCCAGGCGGCCAGTTTCGCGGTCAACGGCAGCCTGCTGGGCGGCATCAGCGCCGGCGCGTCGATCGACACGACCCAGAATTACCAGATGGAACGTCCCTGCGGCGGGGCCTTTCTGCCCGACGCCCTCTGCCCGTTCGTCGTCGACGGTCCGGAAGACTCGCCCAACTGGGACACGGCCCAGCCGGGAACCGGCCCCGGGTCGGACGGCCTGAACAAGGGCGACGCCACGATCAAGGCGTTCGAACGCGTCGGCCTGGTGCGGACCCTGGCCGAACCCAACCTGACCTCGGTCAACGGCGAAAGCGCGAGCTTCCTGGCCGGGGGCGAGTTCCCGGTCCCGACCGGCCGGGACCGCGACGGCAACGCCACCATCGAGTTCAAGCCCTATGGCGTCAGCCTGGGCTTTCGACCCATCGTCCTGTCGGAGGGTCGGATCAGCCTGCAGATCTCGGCCGAGGTGTCCGAACTGACCCAGACGGGGGGCATCACCCTGGGGGCCGGAACGCCGACCGCCGTGAGCGTCGCCGGCCTGAACGTCCGGCGGGTGCAGAACACCGTCGAGATCCCGTCCGGCGGATCCATGATGATCGCCGGCCTGCTCCAGGAATCGACCCGACAGGCGATCGACTCCCTGCCCGGCCTGGGTGGCCTGCCGGTGCTGGGACAGTTGTTCCGTTCGCGGGACTACCTGTCCGGCGAGACCGAACTGGTCGTGATCGTCGAGCCCTATATCGTCTCCCCGACGTCGCCGAACCGCCTGCAGACGCCCGCCGACGGCCTGCGGATCCCGACCGACGCCCAGACCATCTTCTTCGGCCAGCTGAACCAGGCCTACGGCTCCCCCGCACCGACGACGTCCCCGTCGGCCGGATGGCAGGGCCCGGTCGGCTATGTGATCGAGTGA